A stretch of DNA from Alkalidesulfovibrio alkalitolerans DSM 16529:
AAGCCCCTGGAAAGGCCTGCTAGGCCCTTCTCAAGCTGCCGGTCGAGCACCTCCTCGACCTTGCCCGCACGTCGCTCTTCGATCTTCTCGCCGATGCACAGCACCATGCGAAGCCCCGCCGCAAGACCGAAGGCGACCTTTTCGCCGACCAACTCGTCGCTTTCGCCCATTACCCAGCGGCGTTCGGAGTGTCCAGCCAGGGCCCAGGAGCACCCCAGGTCGGCCAGCATGCGCGCCGAGACCTCGCCGGTAAACGCCCCCTCATCCTTGGGCCAGAAGTTCTGGCCTCCGACCGCAAAGGCCGCTTGCCCCTCGAAAACCTTGGCCACGGCCTCGATGGCTGTAAACGGGGGAAACACGAGCACCTGCCGGTCCTTGGGGATATCCGGCCCTATCAGACGCAACATGTCACGCGCCGTGGCCTCGGCCTCGCCGCGCGTCTTGTACATCTTCCAGTTGGCCGCCATCAGTTTCATGCGCCGCACTCCTTGAGGGCCGTGAAGGCCGGAAGTTCCTTGCCTTCCATGAATTCCATGAACGATCCGCCTCCGGTGGAAATGAAGGAGAATTTTTCCTGTAGCTTGGCTGCGTGCACCACGGCGTCCGTATCGCCTCCGCCCACGATGGTCGTGGCTTTGTCGAGCCCGGCTAGACACCTCGCCACGGCCAGTGAGCCCTGGGCGAAGGCTTGGTTCTCGAAGGCTCCGAGCGGACCGTTCCACATTACGGTTCCGGCCGTGGCGAGTTCGGTTGTGAACAGTTCCACGCTTGCGGGGCCGATGTCCAGCACCATCTTGTCTTTTGGGATGGATTCGACAGGGAACACCCCTCCCGTGACTTTGTCGTCGAGCGAGGAGCCGACCACCACGTCCACGGGCAGCAGCAGTTTGATACCCTTGTCCACGGCGGCGTTCATGATGTTCGTCGCCTCGTGCGCGAGGTCCGGCTCCACCAGCGATCTGCCCACGTCGTATCCTTTTGCGAGCAGGAAGGTGTTGGCCATGGCGCCGCCGATGATGAGCGTGTCCACCTTGTCCAGGAGACGGGTCAGCACCGTGAGTTTGGTCGAGACCTTGGAGCCACCGGAGATCGCCGCATAGGGGCGAGCCGGAGCGGCCAGCACCTCGGCCAGGTAACGCCATTCCTTCTTCATCAGGAGGCCGCAGCCG
This window harbors:
- the tpiA gene encoding triose-phosphate isomerase is translated as MKLMAANWKMYKTRGEAEATARDMLRLIGPDIPKDRQVLVFPPFTAIEAVAKVFEGQAAFAVGGQNFWPKDEGAFTGEVSARMLADLGCSWALAGHSERRWVMGESDELVGEKVAFGLAAGLRMVLCIGEKIEERRAGKVEEVLDRQLEKGLAGLSRGFATETLAIAYEPVWAIGTGEVAGPTEIAHAHTHTREKIVRLLGQKAAATPILYGGSVKPENTSEILSLDNVNGVLVGGASLTGESFSRIALA
- a CDS encoding phosphoglycerate kinase, coding for MKSLEEMDVAGKRTLIRVDFNVPLKNGVIQDDNRIVQSLPTIRLALEKGAAVILCAHLGKPKGKPVSEYSLAPVAAHLSDLLNMEVPLAPDCIGPEAERMAMELAPGNILMLENLRFHPGEEANDPEFAAALAKAAEAYVDDAFGTAHRAHASNVGVTRHVRECGCGLLMKKEWRYLAEVLAAPARPYAAISGGSKVSTKLTVLTRLLDKVDTLIIGGAMANTFLLAKGYDVGRSLVEPDLAHEATNIMNAAVDKGIKLLLPVDVVVGSSLDDKVTGGVFPVESIPKDKMVLDIGPASVELFTTELATAGTVMWNGPLGAFENQAFAQGSLAVARCLAGLDKATTIVGGGDTDAVVHAAKLQEKFSFISTGGGSFMEFMEGKELPAFTALKECGA